A stretch of DNA from Drosophila virilis strain 15010-1051.87 chromosome 5, Dvir_AGI_RSII-ME, whole genome shotgun sequence:
ACATACTTACTTAGTTGTCGCCTCTGGTATTGGTGTCAATTAATGACAGCGATTAACGGTTTATTGCAGTTTCTATATTAGCTGGGGCAACAGCAAGTGAGAACGTTGCAGTGTAAATATCCCGCATGGCGAGATACTCAGCTGCCAGGTGGAAGGGAACATTCTAAGAGAATACTCCAAGTTAGAGTGTAACTCATTTATtctcaaaattataaacattgaAGCCCATCTTATTATCTGCCGCTTATCGCATGAATCCATTCATTATACAGCTCTTAGTCATAATAAAGAAGTAGTCTTGTCCACACAGTTTGAGCTTTGCTTATCTATAAGTTTTGCCGGAGTCCTGGACAGATCGGATGCCTTTAAGGTCCCGATCCTGGTTTTCCACATATATAATCCAAGGTTTTGCCTCAAACCTCTTAGTTGTACATAAATTGCAAGCAGGCTATTTCCGCATGCAAGATCCTCCAGTTTTTTGCTAGGCCTCCATGGAAAACTGAAAATGTTCTAGCTCCgaattaaaaagaatttaCGTAATACGATTTTATGCTGTATTATACAAAATATCATTAGGTTTATATGAAATGGTATAAAAAAGTAACTAGCGCAATCGGAACAAGTAGAGATTGCGATCGGATCGGCGCGCAGGATCTGCGTTTTTTCTCTATAATAGTTATACGACTTTCAAGCATGGGATAAACAATTTTGTGCTCCTGATAGTATTTGGTTAATATTTCGCGATCAATCAGCTTTAGACGATGGAGTTCCGGTTCTATGGGGTCCTTAAAATGTCTGTGACCATCGCCACCATTCAGAATAAAGCTTGGCACAATTACCGAGTAAAATTTGTCCCTCTCCAAGGGCTCATATTTTGGAATTCTGCAATCGGCGCATAGCACATTAATTGATGTGACGCGTTTTCCCTTTGGTCGATTGTAGTTGATGACCAGGCGCAATCCGGACACTTGCAGGAAGCCCCCATCCGAGTCAGTGTGCCGCAAGGCTGCCGAGTACTCCAAGGCTTTGACAAGATCATGGCCCTTGATGCGGGTGACCGACACGGTATTGCCATATGGCAAAGCTGTGGCTATATCCACGCCCGTGACAGTTCCATCCGGGCCCGGATCGATGCTCGCGCGTATGCCTATCACAAATATGCCTTGACAACGTGTATGAGATGAGCTTTAAAGACATGCAACATACCGCCCGAATTCATTAGGGCTATCGCTGCATCCGTCCAATAGAGACCGCCATAGTCCTCAATAACTCGGCCGTAGACCAAAGCGTCGCcaataaagttgccaaaaTTGCATTCCGATTGACGACACACTTCCCGATCGCCATTCAGAACAACCTTACTTACGCCAACCACTTGGGTTTCCAGCTCATCAATAGTCGCCCTCTTACTGTCCAAGAGGGCCTTCACAGCGGAATCATGCGCCACTGTGTTATCCAACAGAATGGGAGAGCCACTATATTTGATCAAGCGGCCTCCGTTGTCAAACTATTCGAAATATAATTCTTATGGATTAACCCGATATCAATGCTTAGCTTCTAGCATCATCAATGACCCCTACCTCCAAATCGATTTTCCCCAAATACTTGGTATACGCATACGCCTGAAGGACCAGCACCTGTTGCCCATTTGTTCGGGTGACCACAGTTGGATAGTTGCCCACGGGGTTCTCCCTCTCCGGCGGAGTGCCTGTGAATAGGAACGTGTGCGAGTGTCCTCCGACAACAAGATCAATATCCTGGCAACTCCTGGCGATATCTTGATCCATGCTGTAGCCGGAGTGTCCAAGTGCAATTATAATATCGACTCCTTTGTCAGTTAGTTTTTTGGCCTCGGCACTTGTGTGTTTCACAATTTTAATACCCCAACTATATAGCTAAACATATCGAATACGTACTTAATGTAAGGTATTTCATTATGGATTTCAATATCGAGTGCCGAGACTAGTTTTCTTGTCACGGGCGTCAGATATCCAATAATTCCGATTTTCTTCTCAAACTTCGTGATGATGGTCGAGTGAACCAAGCTCTTCATATTTTGCAAGACTGGAGCGTTTTTCAGGATTATATTGCAGCAGACAACGGGGAATTTGATCATTTGAAGAAAAGGCACCAATCCATTGACGTTGTCATCGAGCTCGTGATTGCCCAGCGACTATTAAAGGAAAGGGAAATGCAATACGCTTGCATGTGCCGACCAAAGTACCCACCATTGCATCTGGATTCAGCATATTCATCAGTTCGCCCGCCAGCTCACTCCTGAATATTGTGAACCAAGGAGTTCCCTGAAAGGTATCGCCTGCGTTTAAAAAAATCGTTGGACCCTCGGCTCGTGCCTTTGCCACACTAAATGGTTAACAGTGGAAAGTCTTAAAGTCAAACTGGTAACCGGTCAAAACTTACGCCGTAGCCACTCTTGCAAAGCCCCCGAAGCACAGGCCCTTCTCATCATCGCCCATGTCGCACTTTTCATTGCTATCTTTCATCGGGTCATATCTGGCGTGCATATCATTTGTGTGTACGACGGAGAACTTAAGACCCGTGTCTTGTTTAACAAGCACTAGCAATATTATTGAAGACCAGTACAATTTTAACCATAGTTCCATTTGAATGCCATTCAAGTCCTTTTGCGTCTAGAACTTATGTGCCTCCAAATTATTAggctttatttataaaaataattacatttgATAAGTTAACTATGACAAgtaaaagtatttatttaagaCTGCTTGCTAGGATATACGAAAATTTTAGTTATAAAAAGCTTACATATCTTACGAAAGAGGAGCTCAGCTTAACTTGATCCTCTGAAGACAATACGGCCCTCCACTTCCGGAGTCACAAATTGATGGTATTCAAAATACTGTCGAACAGCTTGAACAATAGTCTTTTGCATCCGTATTGTAACCGGGTTCATTTCTTCTACCAAAATGAAACCCAAGCCGCCATTCAGTATGAACTGCGGCACAATCACATTGTAGTAGGAGGTCTCGTTCAGACTGCTGTAGGTTGGCACTGTGCAACTGGCGCAACGCACCTGCACTGAAGCAACTCGATTACCTTCTGGCATATCCGGATTGTAGACCACATGTATGCTGGATACCTGAAGAAATGCTCCGTCGGAATGCTTATTTCTAGCCGCGGCCGAATTTTCAAGTGCATTCCGTAAGGTCCTGCCACTGATTCTTGTGACATAAAGATCATTATCGAAAGGAAGGACCGTCAACAGATCGCTCTGAGTGATAATGCCATCGGACTTCCGTTCGATTGAGCTGCGTATGCCTGGAAATTGAGGGGTTACTTTCGAACTGTTCCAGCAATCGAGAAAACTAACCGCCGCCCTGCTGAATTGCAATAGACGCATCTGTCCAGTAATCGCCGCCCTGATCCTCCATAACTCTGCTGAATACCATGGCATCGGTAATTAGATTTCCCATATTACACTCGACCAAACGACAAACGGCCTTACGTCCCTCCAGATACACCTTGCTATGCCCCGCAATGGACTTCTCTAGGGCCGTAACATTCTCGCGGTAAACCTCCAACAGGTTAAGCACTTCCTTGTCTTGCGCGACTCCGGAATCCAATAGAATGGGCAAACCATCGAACTCGATTAAATTTCCATCTTTATCGAACTGTATAAGAATATATGATTAATAGAAATTTTGTGACCAAACTGAACCTGAACCAACCTTCACGTGAAGTTTACCCAAGTACTTCGTGTAGGCGTAGGCCTGCACCACGGGAACTCTTTTACCACTCTGCTGTGTAACTACGGTGGGATAAGGACCGTCTATACTTTCGACACTTGGCTTCTCTCCGTTGAACAGAAATGTGTTCGTATGTCCGCCAATAACAAGGTCAACTTCATGTCCTGGTCTTTTTGATAACCAGAGTGTCCCAAGGCAATGATAATCTGAAGGCCTTGAGCCTTTAGTTTAGCCGCCTCCGTGCTGCAAGTGAGCAAAAGGTCCACATAAAACTAGTATGTGGTTATGCAAAGACGTATACTTAGTTAATTGAATCGATTTCCTCATTGAATTCCATGCTGTCTTTTACTGACAGCAATCTTGTTTCCGGCGTGACGTACCCAATCACGGCAACTTTTGTGCCATTTGCATCGAGAATAGTCGAATTGACTAGTTGCTTAGAGGCAGCCAGTTCAGGTTCCCTCGCAGGATCCAGGTTACAGGCCATCACGGGAAAACTTACGTAATTTAGAAATCTTACGAGACCCTCGACTTTCTCATCAAATTCGTGGTTTCCTAGGGACTAGATTTTTTTGAAGAAACTTAGCTTTACTCATTTTGCCCATTTTAACTTAGAAGTTACAAGAATGGAGATTTAAGCGAAAAAAAATGGATAACCTTTACTTTCTGGCACTTACCATTGCATCTGGCTGCAGTTTATTGAGGAAATCGCTGACAATTTTGTGTTTGAAAAGTGTAAACCACGCTGTGCCCGCAAATGTATCACCTGCATGGATTATTGAGAGACCGACCATATCCTTAAACTgagagaaaagagagagagggggactAGTACTAGGCAGACAGGTGGACAGATTAGCCAGCGTATATAAGTTGATGGGTCTGGAGATACCTCGTCTGCCTGCCttattcatttgcatttcaatggatataaaaatacaaagcaTCCGCTTGCATTATGTATCACGTCATTTAAGCAACGGAAGTATctcataattataaaatttaaaacaaatcaaaatttttacGTGCACTTTTGCTGCATCCGTTCCCAAAGAGAAAGGTGTTTGTATAAAAGCAAAGTCCTCGACATTGCAGAATCATTCAAAAAACAGCACCCGAAGCTTGAGAATATCCCTGATTAAGTAGCTCGAACAGCATCATCCATTCAATATGAAAGTAATCATTGTGGCTCTCATTGCTTGCCTGGCATTTGCGTCTGCTCTTCCTCAGATTGAGCGGGGCTCAATATATGCACCCAGTGGAGTAAGTGCTctcataataaataataattggtTAATTACtcaacaataaatattgctTACTCTTCGCAGAGGTTTGCCATGACCGAGAACTGGGCGGCTCCACCAGTTGACCTGAGCCAACCCATTGTATTCCTGCCCGTGGCAACTCCCATTACTGAAGCACCTCAAGAACCCAAACTCACAGCCCGTCATTTGACTTGTTAAttattctaaatattttaatttaaattaaaaatgttatctatgtgttaaataattattatatcaAAGATTTCACAAGACTaatatggcatttaatttaattactttaTTCGTCTGTCTGTTCTCTGTCCGATCTCTGTGGCCATCAATCTTGAACTTGATTTCTGCATTGTAAGGTTTTCATATCTTCAATATCTATAATCGTCATTGGCATTTCATAGAGTGTTCAGTATGGTGCATGATCCAGCGAAAAACCTGAAAGTTGCATTCCTGATTTATAAAACTTTGAAGATTTACATTATCCTAAAAATACACCAGATGATGCACATCTCTCTTGGCTGACAATTCCAATTGGAACAAAGGTCAATGTTATCTTCtggttatatatatttgcagtatatttcaaaaaataattgcaaataaaatgtttaaaataataaacaaatgatttattttgttgttgtaagcgTTTAATTGAGCtgttttattgaattaaaatctgacttgagattagcaaatatttatattttgtatatatttatattttgcttaaaaaatatctaacaggttaaatttgtaaatacttATGAAATCATATCAAAATTTTGGCTTTATAGCAATATTGGCTTTCAGACTGTCGACAATATTAATATGGCTTTCATATGAAATACATTTGGGGTCAGCTTTTTACATCAAAGCCATGTTATTACTGATATCAAATGTTTGTATGCAAATAAACACTTTTGTAAATTCGActtttttattcaaatgttACTACTTAAAATGTAGTTTCTTAAGCTTAGCCTCATCGAAAACCTCTCATCAAAAggataacaaaaacaagaaaactcAATGTCGCATTTGCTGTAATCGCAAAAAGTTGGCTGCCCATTGAAACTCTTTTACAAATGGTTTCTGCAGTTgagaattaatttaattaatttaaattctacTCTCATATGACGACCGTGATCAATTCTGTTCTGGGTCTTAGTAACCTTTCTTCAATGGAGTCTACCGATCCGTGCACGAAATATGACCTCTTTAAGCTATTGCAAAGCGAGAACTGGAGGCTACTCTAACTTAATTAtagtatatacttatattcaaAACCATCGACTCGAATCAGTCTCTCATTGTTGCAGCtttctgttttctttcttGTTATATCTATTGTTCGATTTCTCTTGAATTTGGCTTTGTGTCGGATCCCTACAATATTCAATTCATAAAGTGAAATAATTCGTGATATATATCCCTTAATATATTGATACTTCATCGTCATAAATAATGAGAGATTGTCAGGATTCGTTTACAAGTTACACGACTGTGCTCCTCGGCAGATGGGCTGAAGTGGatcataataaaaaacaataaaaactactTAAACTATCTTGTGATAAAAGAAAAGTTGTGTCAAAAATGCCGTTTgattgtataaaaataatgaatgtAAACCGAAAAGAATTGAATTGCAAGAGAGATTCATGTGACTCACGACACGGAAGCTCAGATTGGGAagattaaaataaacattttatgctTGCACTTTTGCTGCATCTGTTCCCAAAGAGAAAGGTGTTTGTATAAAAGCAAAGTCCTCGACATTGCAGAATCATTCCAAGCACAGCGCCCGAAGCTTGAGAATATCCCTGATTAAGTAACCCCAACAACATCATCCATTCAATATGAAAGTAATCATTGTGGCTCTCATTGCTTGCCTGGCATTTGCGTCTGCTCTTCCTCAGATTGAGCGGGGCTCAATATATGCACCCAGTGGAGTAAGTATAGGTCAATTTAATAATTACtcaacaataaatattgtttactCTTCGCAGAGGTTTGCCATGACCGAGAACTGGGCAGCTCCACCAGTTGATCTGAGCCAACCTATTGTATTGCTGCCCGTGGCAACTCCCATTGCTGAAGCACCTCAAGAACCCAAACTCACAGCCCGTCGCCTGATTGGCTAAATTAcctatatattataattaattagaaatatatatttatgcattaatATATTCGCGTCAGACTGAATGAAAGACTCGcaatacaaacaaaacaaaacagtacagttgaaattttaagccacaaattaatatttttaattgtatatttaaaatacatttttcaccAAAGTGAGGAAATGAATTAACAAATtccaaaatgaaattataaatattttacagaACGTATTAACTGGGCTTTTGAACGCGAGCCCAGGCTAACTGGTAAGAGAACATAAAAATAcgtgaaatattttaaaatatacaaactcCAATTAAGATTCAAGGGATTGGTCAAATGTGGAGccaacatatataaataagccATCGGAAATGGTAAATTTGACACGTTAAACCATAAATTATTGATATTTCGACGACCcaatttaagaaattattgtatttttttcccTACTCGCCCTGAGCCTTGGGGATTCCCCTTGAATTGTCCCCCTTGAATTGTTTTTCGGTGGCTGTCAATGATTTATATGTTCACAATTAAATCGAATAATTAGCTGAATATTCTTGTATTtctaatcaaatttatttactcGACGCTGACAAACAAGTTTCAACCGTTTCAAGAAATAGATAAAATGGAAGCTCTCAgtaaatacacacatttatatacatatatatgtatcttagGGTAGAAAGAAATCAATTTGGTTGTTTTGTGATGTTATACATGGCGCTAATTAATGATTATAAATCCCCAAACCAGTCGACATTTCATACGATTCACGTAGCTAAGTCGAACATTTATAAGCATCCAGTTTCGTATGacttacatatgcatatttcgAGACGATCTGTGTGAGACGATACGAGACGAGGCGAGACTAGCTTGTGAAGCTCGTCTTAAACAtttctaattaaatttgcatgaTAACGCAGATCGGGGCTTTAAAAGCACAGCATCCGACATCTGGGCCTCGCATTGTTACTGACGGATCAGCCCAGAAAGGTTACTCGATAGAGCTAATTGTGCGAATATTCAGTGTGATAAGAAATAAAGTGAAATGTTTCAGAAAGGGGCCGATTTCtcgtacatatatttttatgaaataacCAGAAATCTATTTTATGCAAGCTACGGGCCTGTTCTGGATTTCGATTCCGTTTAAATTTACTTTTCGACTGAGTCCAAATCGACTCCGAATCAACTCCGAATCGATTCCGAATCGACTCCGAATCAACTCCGAATCAACTCCGAATCGACTCCGCATCGTTTTCTCTTTGCTCCGATATCAACTGCTGGAACAGCTGTTTTTCCAAAATAGTGTTTGACCtagaaagaaataaaaaaaatactcaaTATGTGAGAAAAAAGTTTAGCCAGAGAGTAAACCTGCACCGGCTGCCCAAAATAATGACAAGAAAGAAGATTTGATCATAACCAAATTAAATACCATCAATTCACTTTGATTTCGATAAGCTTGATCGGAATTGAAATCTAGAACAAGCACGCAAATTAATTGCGTAATCCGCATCAACTCAGCTACTGCCTGTCAATAATGCGGCtttattcaattcaatttaatcgGCTTAATCTTGTGAGGTGCAAGGTTTTCTGGTTTTTACCGCCGCGCCGGCTAATCGTTGCTGAagtgaaaattataaaacgaATGACATGAGTATATAAAACGTTGCACAAAgtgttattaaaaataaacccGGCGACGGAGATTTACtgttaatttgatttgttcataaataattttttttactgcTCACCTGGCCCCCAAACCAGGCCCCATCTAATTAACTGGCGAAACTTGAATTCAAggtttaaaaataatgttaataaATTCGCAACAAAAGATTTAAATTCCCCATACTTATGATTGATAAATCTCAATGAATTCTGCCGCTTAATGATGGGAATTATAAAAACCAGAAATTATTAGCTTTGTGCTTGCAATTGCCTTACAGATAACAATGAGACTGGCGATTGCACTTCTGCCATTCGTGGCACTGGCCTCTGCCCAGTTTGGCGGCTTTGGCGGCAACTTTGGTGGCAACATTGGCGGCAACTTGGGCAATGCCGCCAATAGGCTGCAGCAAAGGGTTTCCAGTATAGCCAGCCGTTTGCCATCGCCGCCCGTACTCTCGAATGTGCAAGACTTTGGTGACTTTTTGGTGAGTACGCACAGCTGGAGGGAAATAGTTGCACGACTTCAACCTTGCCACATGTCCTTAGGCGCAATCGGGCAAATCCTATCTGTCTGCGGCGGATCGGCAACTGCGCGAGGGCATCTTCAGTGCGCGCAAGACCCTGGTGGAGGCCAAGAATGCAGCCTTCAAGAGCGGCGCCTCCACCTACGAGCTGGCCGTGAATGCCTTTGCGGATCTAACGAACGCAGAGTTCCTCAAACAGCTTACGGGCCTGAGGAAGTCATTATCCGGCGAGTAAGTGAACCCAAGCCAATATATTAGCTAATTGTCTGATGTTGTCAACTTTGGCTTCTAGGCAAAGAGCGAAGGCCCATCGTATTGCACCCAAGTTGGCAACGAATGTGCCACTGCCGGACTCCTTTGATTGGCGTGAGAAGGGCGGTGTTACGCCCGTCAAGTTCCAGGGAGAGTGTGGCTCCTGCTGGTCGTTTGCCGCAACGGGCGCCATCGAGGGTCATGTGTTCCGGAAAACGGGAAAATTGCCAAACCTGTCTGAACAGAATCTGGTCGATTGTGGCACTGTGGATCTGGGTCTCGCCGGCTGCGATGGCGGCTTCCAGGAGTACGCCTTCAATTTCATCACGGAGCAGAACGGCATCGCCGCTGGCGAGAAATATCCCTACGTGGACAAGAAGGACAcatgcaaatataaaaatgatatatcTGGTGCCCAAATCACCGGATTTGCTGCCATTCCACCAAAGGACGAGCAAGCCATGAAAACCGTCGTGGCCACTCAGGGTCCCTTGGCCTGCTCGGTGAACGGGCTGGAGAGTTTGCTGCTCTACAAGCGTGGCATTTACGCAGATGAGGAATGCAACAAGGGCGAGGTGAATCATTCCATTCTGGTCGTTGGCTATGGCACTGAAGACGGACAGGATTACTGGATTGTCAAGAACTCGTGGGACAAGGCCTGGGGCGAAGACGGTTACTTCCGTTTGCCTCGGGGCAAGAATTTCTGCGGAATTGCCTCCGAGTGCAGTTATCCCGTTGTTTAGTAACTAAACTAGCTAAATATCCCTGTCATTTTCGTACCAAGGTGTTTTAAAATTCCcactaataaattttaatctaATTAGACTCGGAAAGCGCTTGTCGAAAAGCATTACAAGGCAAGAGTTTGTTAAATCCCTTTATCTCTGAACGCTGCGTTTACCATTGAATATTgcaatatattcttgatatcATGCCGCGTCATAGAACTATCAGGCCTTCAAGAATTTTACAAACTTTGGCGCCAAATTATCTATTGGAGAGTACAGGGTGTATATGATGCAAAATaagaatttattatatatattagagtTGAGAGAGAATATGAATTAAAATTCTAtctcatttttaattaaatgcgctGCCGTTAGCTACTTTCTGACGAAGTGAgaaaatcaattgcaattcAGTCGAGCGTGAAGCAAAAAAGGCGAATAATACGTCGCGTGTGTTGAGTGTTGGAAAATTTGTTCGTTTAGTGAACTAGTTGCAAGTTCTCTTGTTCTACTGTTCACAGCGAACAACCCAACACTGCTGGAGtgggaaataaataaataaataaaaatagtcgCCAAGTAAACTGTGTATTTAGCAAAGGAAACAAGCAAACGATGTGCATTGAAATGAGATTGCCATAAAAAATGACGATTGTGCGTCGATCGGAACGCCAATGCCCAATGCTGTTCCTGCAGGTGTGTAGCTAAAATTCTAACCAGACACAGACCCAGGCCCAGCCCACTTTTTGGCTAAGTGGTGGGCGTTGTCACCCCGTCTGTCTGTCACAAGGCTATGCTCGTACTGTGCGCTAACAATTCCATTGTGCGGCATTTGtcattaacaataacaatggtctttatgtacatatgtgttgCCTAATCGCATAATTCAAATTCCTTATTGCAGAAATGTGCTTGTTAGTCTAGTGCATTGATATTAATCCAAAGAACCCCCCGGGTCATATGCATTTTACCCACACAAAGTCAACATCACCAACTAATTGTCATACCCTCTTGACTAACTGATCAATCCAAAATGGACGAAGACATTATGAACGCTGTAGAATCTCTTTTCGGCAAGGATGTTAAAATTGTGGACTGCGAGACATCGTCCTCTGTGCAGCAAGAAGAGGTGCTGCTGATTAACGGTGTGCCTGTCAAATTGGACGGCCTGCCGGCAGATGATGCAAGTGCCATTAAGAGCGCTCTGCTTGACGGCCAGATGCCGGCAGTGGAGCACTTGAATCAGCTGCTGTTTCGTGCTGGGCTGGCGCAACAGCCCATAGAAGTGGAGACATCGCTGACGGTGAAGTCCTCGCTGACCACCACCGAGGAGGTGTTGGTTTCACGCAACGGGCAGGTGCTCGACGAGAGAACCGTCGAGACCAAAGAGCACTTTAACCATCAGTCGCACCAGAAGGAGATATGGCAGCCAGTCAAACAGCAGAACGCTCTGGCGCGTGCGACGCCAGAGAATGCGCTCAAGTATCGAACAAATTCGAATTCCACGTTTTCTTCACAGGCAACAGGCGATGGGGAACCCAATAGATCTGGCGACCAGCTGGGTCGTCAGCTGAATCAAACATTTTCGAATGCCTCACTCATGTCGAGCAGCTCTGCCCTAAGCGGTTCGGATCAAGTGATCGGCTCCACCTCCAATATGTCTACGGCAACAACGCTGGGCGAGAAGAGTTCGAATATTAGCAGCTGCGACTCGGGCCACGACGGCCTCTTTCACAGTGTCTCGATGAGCGCGCCCTACACAAAAGCCAATGCCCGCGACCCGCAGACGGATTCCATGTACTGTGACATTCCCAGCTCGGCAGACGAAGCTGATGCGGTGTCAGTCGCCTTGCTGGTAAGATCCTGACAGCAGCTTACAATAATTAGCCAGCAATTTTAATCGCATTTCTTACGCAGAGCACGCACTTGCAGATCACAGAGTCATGTGACTCAGTCAACGATTGCCAAACGCCGCCAGCTTATGCCAAAGACTTGCCAGCCGCTGGTGATATCGGTGCACTAGTTGCGCTTCTGGTCAGCTGCAGGAATGAGGAAGTAGAGTTTGCATTTCTACTATGCGCGCGTTTGTTTGTCACCGTTCAAGAGCTGCTGTCAAAGATTATTCAAGAGTGCCGCGGACAAGAGGAGGAGCTGCTGCGTCTGCTTGTGCACTGGCTGCGCATATGTCCTAACGACTTTCGCAATGAGACACTGCTTCAAGAACTGCGCAAGCACAGCGCCAGCAAGGCATTAAGTGCTTTTCTCGATCGCATTTCCGAATCAATAGACCGGCTGGATGCAAGTCAGCGCTCACAGTTGCAGTATTTGCTGGTAAAACAGGCCTCGGCCAGTTCCTTAGGGCGACAGAGCAGTATTAAATCGCTCAAACGATTCGCTGCTAATGTTTACAAAACGGACAATGTGCTGAGCAAGTGCAGCAACGCCTTCGAACTGGCCCATCAGCTGTACGCCATCGAGTATGCGTACCTCTCGCAGATACGTCTAGAGGAGTTTATCGAACTGATTGACACCGGAGTCTTTAAGACTTGCATGTCGCAAACCAAGGCAAGTACACTAGGCTCCAGCTGCACCTCCGCAAAGCAACCCGAGGTGAGCATCGCAGCCTATGTGCAGTGGTTCAACCAACTCTGCAATTTGACTGCCACGGAAATACTTAAGGTGAGTGTGTCGAGTATCACAAGCCCAATCTTCTATATTAACATAGCCCCGGTCACATCAAAAGGCTGGCAAAAAGTCTCAGCGCGTGCAGATGGTTGAGTTCTGGATTGAAACCGCTTTGGAATGCTTCAACACGGGCAACTTTAACAGTCTGATGGCTATATTGACGGCTCTCAATATGACTGCCATATCGCGACTCAAAAAAACGGTAAGGCTAACTTTGaaacttttcaatttgttaataaaCTATTTCTCTTGCAGTGGTCAAA
This window harbors:
- the LOC6626777 gene encoding ras-GEF domain-containing family member 1B isoform X2, with protein sequence MDEDIMNAVESLFGKDVKIVDCETSSSVQQEEVLLINGVPVKLDGLPADDASAIKSALLDGQMPAVEHLNQLLFRAGLAQQPIEVETSLTVKSSLTTTEEVLVSRNGQVLDERTVETKEHFNHQSHQKEIWQPVKQQNALARATPENALKYRTNSNSTFSSQATGDGEPNRSGDQLGRQLNQTFSNASLMSSSSALSGSDQVIGSTSNMSTATTLGEKSSNISSCDSGHDGLFHSVSMSAPYTKANARDPQTDSMYCDIPSSADEADAVSVALLSTHLQITESCDSVNDCQTPPAYAKDLPAAGDIGALVALLVSCRNEEVEFAFLLCARLFVTVQELLSKIIQECRGQEEELLRLLVHWLRICPNDFRNETLLQELRKHSASKALSAFLDRISESIDRLDASQRSQLQYLLVKQASASSLGRQSSIKSLKRFAANVYKTDNVLSKCSNAFELAHQLYAIEYAYLSQIRLEEFIELIDTGVFKTCMSQTKASTLGSSCTSAKQPEVSIAAYVQWFNQLCNLTATEILKAGKKSQRVQMVEFWIETALECFNTGNFNSLMAILTALNMTAISRLKKTWSKVQTTKFEGLEHQMDPSSNFHNYRSTMKAAIWRSEREAANKIERAIIPFFSLFLKDFYAIHETHNTRLANGSFNFEKCTILGTQLRNFYKCQQLDCPYEQLSHVVAYLQKAEVFDEEVLIKTSYECESPTGAGEKDHYKALKAAK
- the LOC6626777 gene encoding ras-GEF domain-containing family member 1B isoform X1, whose product is MTIVRRSERQCPMLFLQDVKIVDCETSSSVQQEEVLLINGVPVKLDGLPADDASAIKSALLDGQMPAVEHLNQLLFRAGLAQQPIEVETSLTVKSSLTTTEEVLVSRNGQVLDERTVETKEHFNHQSHQKEIWQPVKQQNALARATPENALKYRTNSNSTFSSQATGDGEPNRSGDQLGRQLNQTFSNASLMSSSSALSGSDQVIGSTSNMSTATTLGEKSSNISSCDSGHDGLFHSVSMSAPYTKANARDPQTDSMYCDIPSSADEADAVSVALLSTHLQITESCDSVNDCQTPPAYAKDLPAAGDIGALVALLVSCRNEEVEFAFLLCARLFVTVQELLSKIIQECRGQEEELLRLLVHWLRICPNDFRNETLLQELRKHSASKALSAFLDRISESIDRLDASQRSQLQYLLVKQASASSLGRQSSIKSLKRFAANVYKTDNVLSKCSNAFELAHQLYAIEYAYLSQIRLEEFIELIDTGVFKTCMSQTKASTLGSSCTSAKQPEVSIAAYVQWFNQLCNLTATEILKAGKKSQRVQMVEFWIETALECFNTGNFNSLMAILTALNMTAISRLKKTWSKVQTTKFEGLEHQMDPSSNFHNYRSTMKAAIWRSEREAANKIERAIIPFFSLFLKDFYAIHETHNTRLANGSFNFEKCTILGTQLRNFYKCQQLDCPYEQLSHVVAYLQKAEVFDEEVLIKTSYECESPTGAGEKDHYKALKAAK
- the LOC6626777 gene encoding ras-GEF domain-containing family member 1B isoform X3 codes for the protein MTIVRRSERQCPMLFLQATGDGEPNRSGDQLGRQLNQTFSNASLMSSSSALSGSDQVIGSTSNMSTATTLGEKSSNISSCDSGHDGLFHSVSMSAPYTKANARDPQTDSMYCDIPSSADEADAVSVALLSTHLQITESCDSVNDCQTPPAYAKDLPAAGDIGALVALLVSCRNEEVEFAFLLCARLFVTVQELLSKIIQECRGQEEELLRLLVHWLRICPNDFRNETLLQELRKHSASKALSAFLDRISESIDRLDASQRSQLQYLLVKQASASSLGRQSSIKSLKRFAANVYKTDNVLSKCSNAFELAHQLYAIEYAYLSQIRLEEFIELIDTGVFKTCMSQTKASTLGSSCTSAKQPEVSIAAYVQWFNQLCNLTATEILKAGKKSQRVQMVEFWIETALECFNTGNFNSLMAILTALNMTAISRLKKTWSKVQTTKFEGLEHQMDPSSNFHNYRSTMKAAIWRSEREAANKIERAIIPFFSLFLKDFYAIHETHNTRLANGSFNFEKCTILGTQLRNFYKCQQLDCPYEQLSHVVAYLQKAEVFDEEVLIKTSYECESPTGAGEKDHYKALKAAK